The following proteins come from a genomic window of Fontisubflavum oceani:
- the ppk2 gene encoding polyphosphate kinase 2, producing MGKPFDGAISQFYREEAPEQIRAAIKNAEKNSVLDASYPYDTRMDKAAYEADLKALQIELVKCHAWVRDTGQRIAVVFEGRDAAGKGGAIKRVRENLNPRVASVVALSKPTDREASQWYFQRYIHHLPAAGEIRLFDRSWYNRGVVEHVFGFCTPEQRNVFFHQLPDFEQMLVADGIHLVKIWLNIGRAEQLRRFLDREKDPLKQWKLSWIDVEGLKKWNAYSDAIGQTLSLGHTADAPWTVVRSDDKRRARLSVIRQILSGLPYDGRKDKVVSHPDPEICGGPEMWADRAHA from the coding sequence ATGGGTAAACCCTTCGATGGCGCGATCAGCCAGTTTTACCGCGAAGAGGCGCCGGAGCAGATCCGCGCGGCGATTAAGAACGCAGAGAAAAACAGCGTCTTGGACGCGAGCTACCCCTATGACACCCGGATGGACAAAGCGGCCTATGAGGCCGACCTGAAGGCGCTGCAGATCGAACTGGTGAAATGCCACGCCTGGGTTCGCGATACTGGCCAACGCATCGCCGTGGTCTTCGAAGGACGCGACGCGGCGGGCAAAGGCGGCGCAATCAAACGCGTGCGGGAGAACCTCAACCCGCGTGTGGCCAGCGTCGTCGCACTTTCAAAACCCACGGATCGTGAAGCCAGCCAATGGTATTTTCAGCGTTATATCCACCATCTCCCCGCCGCGGGCGAGATCCGGCTGTTTGACCGCAGCTGGTACAATCGCGGTGTGGTCGAGCATGTGTTTGGCTTCTGCACGCCCGAGCAGCGCAATGTGTTTTTCCACCAATTGCCCGATTTCGAGCAAATGCTGGTCGCAGATGGTATCCATCTGGTTAAGATTTGGCTGAATATCGGCCGGGCGGAACAACTGCGCCGGTTCCTCGACCGCGAGAAAGACCCGCTGAAGCAATGGAAGCTGAGCTGGATCGATGTCGAAGGTCTGAAGAAATGGAACGCTTATTCCGATGCGATCGGCCAGACCTTGAGCTTGGGTCATACGGCGGATGCGCCCTGGACCGTGGTCCGCTCCGATGACAAACGCCGCGCGCGGCTCTCGGTGATCCGGCAAATCCTCTCAGGCCTGCCTTATGACGGGCGCAAGGATAAGGTTGTGTCGCACCCAGACCCCGAGATTTGCGGCGGGCCAGAGATGTGGGCAGATCGCGCCCATGCCTAA
- the uraH gene encoding hydroxyisourate hydrolase — MAGFLTTHVLDTGRGCPAEGVAICLYRVTGNSHSKIAETVTNADGRTDGPILPAETFTTGTYELIFHAGDYLRATGQAGAEPLFLDQIPIRFGMAEDSHYHVPLLLSSYGYSTYRGS; from the coding sequence GTGGCAGGATTTTTGACGACCCATGTGCTCGATACGGGCCGGGGCTGCCCCGCGGAGGGGGTTGCGATTTGCCTCTACCGGGTCACCGGCAACAGCCACAGCAAAATCGCCGAGACCGTGACCAATGCCGATGGCCGAACCGACGGGCCGATCCTGCCCGCCGAGACATTCACCACCGGGACCTATGAGTTGATCTTTCACGCGGGCGATTACCTGCGGGCAACCGGGCAAGCAGGTGCGGAGCCCTTGTTCCTCGATCAAATCCCGATCCGGTTTGGCATGGCCGAGGACAGCCATTACCACGTGCCATTGCTGCTGTCGTCCTATGGCTATTCAACCTATCGGGGCAGCTAG
- a CDS encoding GNAT family N-acetyltransferase produces the protein MPVSMVETNPADFDDWPDLFTLLAACFGPMEGQITPPSSFTRMTPESLRAMAAQRDIFLIRAPKPIVCLFGQTQGSAYYLSKLATAHEHRGQGLARALIEAASTRAKSLDCTALTLQTRVELIENHTTFRALGFTQTGQTCHPGFDRPTSLTFRRAL, from the coding sequence ATGCCCGTTTCGATGGTGGAAACAAACCCGGCAGATTTTGACGATTGGCCCGATCTGTTCACTCTTCTCGCGGCCTGTTTCGGCCCGATGGAGGGCCAGATTACCCCGCCCTCCTCTTTCACGCGGATGACACCAGAAAGCCTCCGCGCGATGGCGGCGCAACGCGATATCTTCCTGATCCGTGCACCGAAACCGATCGTCTGCCTATTCGGTCAGACCCAAGGAAGCGCATACTATCTCAGCAAACTCGCCACCGCCCACGAACATCGCGGCCAGGGGTTGGCCCGCGCGTTGATCGAGGCTGCCTCGACCCGCGCCAAGTCTCTCGACTGCACCGCTTTGACGCTGCAAACCCGGGTTGAGCTCATCGAAAACCATACCACCTTCCGCGCCCTCGGCTTCACCCAGACCGGCCAAACCTGCCATCCCGGATTTGACCGCCCCACATCGCTGACCTTCCGCCGCGCGCTTTGA
- a CDS encoding TetR/AcrR family transcriptional regulator: MPKRGYHHGNLRQALVEAALVLIEQKGPTGWTLSEAAKNAGVTPAAVYRHFEGREDLIAEGARQGHEIFADLMEFAFNEGKPTALAAFEATGRAYLAFARKYPGHYMAMFESGLSANQTPELAAAATKSRDVLERAAEALSEHIPPGKRPPPSMFSAHIWALSHGVVELFARGRPGGNAPFPPEDLLESGIGIYLRGLGLIAPDQ, from the coding sequence ATGCCTAAACGCGGGTATCATCACGGCAATCTGCGCCAAGCCCTTGTTGAGGCCGCCCTTGTGCTGATTGAGCAGAAGGGGCCGACCGGTTGGACCCTGTCCGAGGCCGCTAAAAACGCTGGCGTGACGCCCGCGGCAGTTTATCGGCACTTTGAGGGGCGCGAGGATTTGATTGCCGAAGGCGCGCGGCAAGGCCATGAAATCTTTGCCGATTTGATGGAGTTTGCGTTTAACGAGGGCAAACCGACGGCGCTCGCCGCCTTTGAAGCCACCGGGCGCGCCTATCTCGCCTTTGCGCGCAAATATCCCGGCCATTACATGGCGATGTTTGAAAGCGGGCTCTCGGCCAATCAGACGCCGGAACTGGCCGCCGCCGCCACCAAATCCCGTGATGTATTGGAACGCGCGGCAGAAGCCCTGTCGGAGCATATCCCGCCTGGCAAACGCCCGCCGCCCTCGATGTTCAGCGCGCATATCTGGGCGTTGAGCCATGGCGTGGTCGAACTTTTCGCCCGAGGCCGCCCGGGTGGTAATGCACCCTTCCCGCCCGAAGACCTGTTGGAAAGCGGGATCGGGATCTACCTACGCGGTTTGGGGCTGATTGCGCCTGACCAATAA
- a CDS encoding LysR family transcriptional regulator translates to MDWDKLRIFHAVADAGSLTHAGDSLHLSQSAVSRQIRALEESLNTTLFHRHARGLILTEQGELLFDATRSMSKRLDAAAARIRDSEEEVFGELRVTTTIGFGSLWLAPRLPQLYDKYPHLKIDLMLEERLLDLPMREADVAIRMKEPSQADLIRRRLMTINMRLFASPRYLEAHGTPVSLDDMRDHRLISQNVQSAQVSAGAVLVREVMSHEIGSFLTVNNYFGVLQGVIHDLGIGVLPDYLAEDFPELVHVLPEVESNEVPVFLAYPEELRHSKRIEVFRDFVSDEVIAYRRRRRDAVASDAT, encoded by the coding sequence ATGGACTGGGACAAGCTGCGGATCTTTCATGCCGTGGCCGATGCGGGCAGCCTGACCCATGCCGGGGACTCGCTGCATCTGAGCCAATCCGCCGTCAGCCGACAGATTCGCGCGCTGGAAGAAAGCCTGAACACGACGCTGTTTCACCGTCATGCCCGCGGCCTCATCCTGACCGAACAGGGCGAGTTGCTGTTTGATGCCACCCGGTCGATGTCAAAACGGCTGGATGCCGCCGCCGCGCGCATTCGGGACAGCGAGGAAGAGGTGTTTGGCGAGTTGCGCGTGACGACGACCATCGGCTTCGGTTCTCTTTGGCTCGCGCCGCGACTGCCGCAGCTTTATGACAAATACCCGCACCTGAAGATCGACCTCATGCTTGAGGAACGCTTGCTCGACTTGCCAATGCGGGAGGCGGACGTGGCGATCCGAATGAAAGAGCCGTCTCAGGCCGATCTGATCCGCCGCCGACTGATGACGATCAACATGCGCCTCTTCGCCTCGCCACGTTATCTGGAAGCGCATGGCACGCCGGTCTCGCTCGACGACATGCGCGACCATCGTTTGATCAGCCAAAACGTGCAAAGCGCCCAAGTTAGCGCGGGCGCCGTGCTCGTTCGCGAGGTGATGTCGCATGAGATCGGCAGTTTTTTGACCGTCAATAACTATTTTGGCGTGTTGCAAGGGGTGATCCACGACTTGGGCATTGGCGTTTTGCCCGATTACCTGGCCGAGGATTTCCCCGAACTGGTCCATGTCCTCCCGGAAGTGGAAAGCAACGAAGTCCCTGTTTTCCTTGCCTATCCCGAGGAATTGCGCCACTCGAAACGGATCGAAGTGTTCCGTGATTTTGTCTCCGACGAGGTCATTGCCTATCGTCGTCGGCGACGCGATGCGGTGGCATCTGACGCAACGTAA
- a CDS encoding alpha/beta fold hydrolase, with the protein MSDPNSRIIQVQGLDIHVWEAGSGPTVILLHGAGGNLRDFTFRLAPDLAETNRVIAFDRPGLGLSDGLGRGNESPADQAALLAQAAAQLNVTQAVIVGHSYGGAVAMAWALNHPDQAAAVVSLAGATQPWEGGLEAFYPITASRLGGITIVPLIANLAPRGATRNAITGIFDPDPVPNGYFDHIRPELTLQSAVLRANGRQVNSLLTHVTEMSERYHTLTLPLEIVHGTADDTVPLATHSEPLAAQVPGANLTVLQGVGHMPHHADPDAALAAIQRAVSRAGLR; encoded by the coding sequence ATGAGCGACCCGAACAGCCGGATCATCCAGGTTCAGGGCTTGGATATTCATGTTTGGGAGGCGGGCTCGGGGCCGACGGTTATCCTGCTCCATGGCGCGGGCGGGAATTTGAGAGACTTCACATTCCGTTTGGCCCCCGATCTTGCCGAAACCAATCGGGTCATTGCGTTTGATCGGCCCGGGCTTGGCTTGTCCGACGGGCTCGGGCGCGGCAATGAAAGCCCGGCGGATCAGGCGGCCTTGCTCGCCCAAGCTGCGGCGCAGTTGAATGTGACACAAGCGGTGATTGTAGGCCATTCCTATGGCGGCGCCGTCGCGATGGCTTGGGCGCTGAACCATCCCGATCAGGCGGCCGCCGTGGTCTCCTTGGCGGGCGCAACCCAACCCTGGGAGGGCGGCTTGGAGGCGTTCTATCCGATCACCGCCTCACGGCTCGGCGGCATCACGATTGTACCGCTCATCGCAAATCTGGCCCCGCGCGGCGCAACCCGGAACGCGATCACCGGCATATTTGATCCGGACCCCGTGCCTAATGGCTATTTCGACCATATCCGCCCCGAATTGACCCTGCAAAGCGCGGTTCTGCGGGCCAATGGCCGACAGGTGAACAGCCTTCTGACCCATGTGACCGAGATGTCGGAGCGCTATCACACGCTCACCCTGCCCTTGGAAATTGTCCATGGGACGGCGGACGATACCGTGCCCCTGGCCACCCATTCCGAGCCGCTCGCAGCCCAGGTGCCGGGCGCCAATTTGACGGTTCTCCAAGGGGTTGGCCATATGCCCCACCACGCTGACCCCGATGCCGCACTCGCCGCAATTCAGCGTGCCGTGAGCCGCGCCGGATTGCGCTAA
- a CDS encoding YaiI/YqxD family protein translates to MILVDADACPVKGEIYKVAYRHRMPVRLVANQYLRHPEHPLISMQMVSGDFDAADDAIAEAAGPETLVITADILLAERCIAAGASVMSPKGEAFTANSIGTQVATRAIMADLRAGVDGQGIGGPAPFSKADRSRFLNALEVALRKLPHG, encoded by the coding sequence ATGATTTTGGTCGATGCAGATGCCTGCCCGGTGAAGGGGGAGATCTATAAGGTCGCCTATCGCCATAGAATGCCGGTGCGCCTGGTGGCCAACCAATACCTGCGCCACCCGGAGCATCCGCTGATCTCGATGCAGATGGTCTCGGGCGACTTTGACGCCGCCGATGACGCGATTGCCGAGGCCGCAGGGCCTGAGACACTGGTCATCACCGCCGATATCCTGCTGGCGGAGCGCTGCATCGCGGCTGGTGCATCGGTGATGAGCCCGAAGGGCGAGGCCTTCACCGCCAACAGCATCGGCACACAAGTCGCCACACGCGCGATCATGGCCGATCTCCGCGCCGGTGTAGACGGGCAGGGGATCGGGGGCCCCGCGCCCTTCTCCAAAGCGGATCGCTCGCGGTTTCTAAACGCGCTGGAGGTGGCGCTTCGCAAACTGCCGCACGGATGA
- a CDS encoding uracil-xanthine permease family protein — protein MSSRSIGTKAQLQDPDYMPPTGQAVALGLQHVLSMFVANVTPAIIVAGAAGFGFGSGSPDLPELLYLIQMAMLFAGIATLMQSIGFGPVGARLPILQGTSFAFLPIMIPVVAGRGVDALAALYGGIIVGGMFHIVLGLFIGRIRFALPPLVTGLVVMMIGLALVEIGIQYAAGGTAAIGTEAYGNLHSWSATLLVVVVTLGVKFFAPGIFSVSAVLIGLLTGYLYALGTGLLPPAAITESWSSAATFALPQPFRYGVEFSIAVALGFCLMAFVSAVETVGDVEAITKTGADRQATDREITGATFANGMGTLLSGVFGSLPNTSFSQNVGLIAMTGVMSRHVVTIGALFLILCGFIPKVGAVIRTIPIEVLGGGVIVMFGMVAAAGISILSEVKWNQRNMLIFAVSLSFGLGLELEPEAVQHLPETVHVLLTSGLVPAATLAILLNLLLPERLRADPKEDAPD, from the coding sequence ATGTCATCGCGCAGCATCGGCACCAAAGCGCAGCTTCAAGACCCCGATTATATGCCGCCCACAGGTCAGGCGGTCGCGCTTGGGCTGCAGCATGTGCTGTCGATGTTTGTGGCCAATGTCACGCCAGCGATCATCGTGGCGGGCGCGGCAGGGTTTGGCTTTGGGTCCGGCTCGCCCGACCTACCAGAGCTTCTTTATCTCATTCAAATGGCGATGCTTTTCGCCGGTATCGCCACGCTGATGCAAAGCATCGGCTTTGGCCCGGTTGGTGCGCGATTGCCAATCTTGCAAGGCACCAGCTTTGCCTTTCTGCCGATCATGATCCCGGTTGTTGCGGGGCGCGGCGTTGACGCGCTGGCCGCCCTTTATGGTGGGATCATCGTCGGCGGGATGTTCCACATTGTGCTTGGTCTCTTCATTGGCCGCATCCGCTTTGCCCTGCCGCCGCTTGTCACCGGCTTGGTGGTCATGATGATCGGCCTGGCCCTGGTGGAGATCGGGATCCAATACGCCGCCGGTGGCACCGCCGCGATCGGAACGGAGGCTTATGGCAATCTGCACAGTTGGTCGGCGACGCTCCTCGTCGTGGTGGTCACTCTGGGTGTCAAGTTCTTCGCCCCGGGCATCTTCTCCGTCTCTGCCGTCTTGATCGGGCTGCTAACCGGATATCTCTATGCCCTCGGCACGGGCCTGCTGCCGCCAGCCGCCATCACCGAAAGCTGGAGCAGTGCCGCCACTTTCGCCCTCCCCCAACCTTTCCGCTATGGCGTTGAGTTCTCCATCGCCGTGGCGCTCGGCTTCTGCCTTATGGCGTTTGTGTCTGCCGTTGAGACCGTCGGTGACGTGGAAGCCATCACCAAGACCGGCGCTGATCGCCAGGCGACCGACCGCGAAATCACCGGCGCAACCTTCGCGAACGGGATGGGCACCCTCCTGTCCGGTGTCTTCGGCAGCCTGCCTAACACCTCTTTCTCGCAAAATGTCGGCCTCATCGCGATGACCGGCGTGATGAGCCGCCATGTGGTGACCATTGGCGCGCTTTTTCTGATCCTCTGCGGCTTCATCCCGAAAGTCGGCGCTGTGATCCGCACCATCCCCATCGAGGTTTTGGGCGGAGGCGTCATCGTCATGTTTGGGATGGTCGCGGCGGCCGGGATCTCGATCCTTTCAGAGGTCAAATGGAACCAGCGGAACATGTTGATCTTCGCGGTCTCGCTGTCGTTCGGCCTGGGATTGGAGTTGGAACCAGAGGCCGTGCAACATTTGCCCGAGACGGTCCACGTCCTCCTGACCAGTGGCCTGGTCCCCGCCGCCACCCTTGCGATCCTTCTCAACCTCCTTCTGCCAGAACGCCTCCGCGCCGACCCAAAAGAAGACGCGCCCGACTAA
- a CDS encoding BolA/IbaG family iron-sulfur metabolism protein, producing the protein MAISAHDIETLIRESFPNATIVVQGDDGAHFAAEVIDESFRGKNRVQQQRAVYAALKGKMDGSQGELHALALTTKAPE; encoded by the coding sequence ATGGCCATCTCCGCCCACGATATCGAGACGCTGATCCGCGAGAGCTTTCCTAATGCCACAATAGTCGTGCAAGGCGATGACGGCGCGCATTTCGCGGCGGAAGTGATCGATGAAAGCTTTCGCGGCAAGAACCGTGTTCAACAACAACGCGCGGTTTACGCAGCATTGAAAGGCAAAATGGACGGCAGTCAAGGCGAGTTACATGCATTAGCTTTGACAACCAAAGCACCGGAATAA
- the grxD gene encoding Grx4 family monothiol glutaredoxin: protein MSAEDTIKETVATNDVVLFMKGTKAMPQCGFSSRVAGVLNFMGVDYSDVNVLADEEIRQGIKDYSDWPTIPQLYVKGEFVGGCDIITEMTLSGELDQLFDTEGVTYDKAAADKIREANA, encoded by the coding sequence ATGAGCGCAGAAGATACGATCAAAGAGACCGTCGCCACCAATGATGTGGTGCTGTTCATGAAAGGCACAAAAGCGATGCCGCAATGCGGGTTCTCCTCTCGCGTGGCCGGGGTGCTAAATTTCATGGGCGTGGATTATTCGGATGTGAATGTCTTGGCCGATGAGGAGATCCGTCAGGGCATCAAGGACTATTCCGACTGGCCGACAATCCCGCAGCTTTATGTCAAAGGCGAGTTTGTCGGCGGCTGTGACATCATCACCGAGATGACACTGTCGGGCGAGTTGGATCAACTCTTCGACACCGAAGGCGTCACCTATGACAAGGCCGCGGCGGACAAAATCCGCGAGGCGAATGCCTGA
- a CDS encoding HpcH/HpaI aldolase family protein → MQRGLWLSLGSDLATEIAGQAGFDWCLIDAEHGPFDPGTLRSQLIALAGTGTAPVIRVPINRDWVLKQVLDLGAQTVLVPMVDTEAEARAAVRACRYPPDGVRGFGAGVARAGAFGAYENYPSNANDEICVLVQAESRAALDNLDAICAMEGVDGVFIGPADLAADMGYRDDLNNPEVLAAIDAAIGTITASGKPAGIISFAPETRAHYADLGVTFLGMGSEAVELATALRSLAQER, encoded by the coding sequence TTGCAGCGCGGACTCTGGCTAAGCCTCGGTTCGGATCTTGCGACCGAGATCGCCGGGCAGGCCGGGTTCGATTGGTGCCTGATCGATGCCGAACATGGCCCGTTTGATCCCGGCACACTCCGCAGTCAGTTGATCGCACTGGCCGGAACCGGCACCGCGCCGGTGATCCGCGTGCCGATCAATCGCGATTGGGTGTTGAAACAGGTGCTCGACCTGGGCGCGCAGACGGTGCTGGTGCCAATGGTAGATACCGAGGCCGAAGCGCGCGCCGCGGTGCGCGCCTGCCGTTACCCGCCCGATGGCGTGCGCGGCTTTGGCGCGGGCGTCGCGCGTGCCGGGGCTTTTGGTGCGTATGAGAATTACCCGTCCAATGCGAATGATGAGATTTGCGTTCTGGTTCAGGCCGAAAGCCGCGCGGCACTCGATAATCTCGATGCGATTTGTGCGATGGAGGGGGTGGATGGTGTGTTCATCGGCCCTGCCGATTTGGCCGCCGATATGGGGTATCGCGACGACCTAAATAACCCCGAGGTCTTGGCCGCGATTGATGCCGCGATTGGCACGATCACCGCCTCCGGAAAGCCTGCTGGTATCATTTCGTTCGCGCCGGAGACGCGGGCGCATTATGCCGATCTTGGTGTGACCTTTCTCGGCATGGGCAGCGAAGCGGTGGAACTCGCCACCGCCCTCCGGTCTCTGGCACAGGAACGCTAG
- a CDS encoding urate hydroxylase PuuD, with protein sequence MDQTILLHWAEFAVRWLHVITVIAWIGSSFYFIALDLGLRRDPKPASGADGDEWQVHGGGFYHIQKYMVAPAEMPEHLVWFKWESYATWLSGVALLALVYWMGAELYLIDYNVMELVTWQAVLISAGSLVIGWVIYDALCKSSLGDNPTVLMLLLFIMLVIMAWGYTQVFSGRAALLHLGAFTATIMTANVAMIIIPNQKIVVADLKAGRTPDAKYGKIAKLRSTHNNYLTLPIIFLMLSNHYPLAFASEYNWVIASLVFLMGVTIRHFFNTMHAKGGMLWWTWGATAVIFAVIVWLSVLPLNRDAPIEEARLSPLAERFAAHEDFPDIANTVLGRCSMCHAQEVFWPGIAVAPRGVHLETDAEIASQARAIYLQAGVTHAMPPGNLSFMEESERAAIRAWYREVTGGAL encoded by the coding sequence ATGGACCAGACGATCCTCCTCCACTGGGCCGAATTCGCCGTCAGGTGGCTGCATGTCATCACGGTCATCGCCTGGATTGGCTCGAGTTTCTATTTCATTGCGTTGGACCTTGGGCTGCGCCGCGATCCGAAACCCGCCAGCGGGGCCGATGGCGATGAATGGCAGGTCCATGGCGGCGGGTTCTATCATATCCAGAAATACATGGTGGCCCCGGCTGAGATGCCCGAGCATCTGGTCTGGTTCAAATGGGAGAGCTATGCGACTTGGCTCTCCGGTGTCGCGCTTCTAGCCCTGGTCTATTGGATGGGGGCTGAGCTTTATCTGATTGATTACAACGTGATGGAGTTGGTCACGTGGCAGGCCGTGCTGATCTCGGCCGGCTCTTTGGTGATCGGATGGGTGATCTATGACGCCCTCTGTAAATCATCGCTTGGCGACAACCCAACCGTATTGATGCTCCTGCTCTTCATCATGTTGGTCATCATGGCGTGGGGTTATACGCAGGTGTTCTCGGGTCGCGCGGCGCTGCTCCATCTGGGCGCGTTCACCGCCACGATCATGACGGCGAATGTGGCGATGATCATCATCCCGAACCAGAAAATCGTCGTCGCCGATCTGAAGGCGGGCCGAACGCCGGATGCGAAATACGGTAAGATCGCCAAGCTCCGCTCGACCCATAACAATTACCTCACGCTGCCGATCATCTTCTTGATGTTGTCGAACCATTACCCGCTGGCCTTTGCTTCGGAGTATAATTGGGTCATCGCCAGCCTGGTCTTTTTGATGGGCGTCACGATCCGGCATTTCTTCAACACGATGCATGCCAAGGGCGGGATGCTTTGGTGGACCTGGGGCGCGACGGCGGTGATTTTTGCGGTGATTGTCTGGCTGTCTGTGCTTCCGCTCAATCGAGACGCGCCGATCGAGGAGGCGCGCCTGTCGCCACTGGCCGAGCGGTTCGCGGCGCATGAGGATTTCCCGGATATCGCCAATACGGTGCTGGGCCGCTGTTCCATGTGCCATGCGCAAGAGGTGTTTTGGCCGGGAATCGCGGTGGCGCCGCGCGGCGTTCACTTGGAAACGGATGCTGAGATTGCCTCTCAGGCCCGGGCGATCTACCTTCAGGCGGGCGTGACCCACGCCATGCCCCCCGGCAATCTGAGCTTCATGGAAGAAAGCGAGCGCGCGGCGATCCGGGCGTGGTATCGCGAGGTGACGGGCGGGGCGCTCTGA